One Mycolicibacterium fortuitum subsp. fortuitum genomic window carries:
- a CDS encoding MFS transporter codes for MALLVAGALFMEILDATIIAPAIPLIASSFGVEAVDVNVAISAYLVTVAVLIPASGWLADRFGVRRVFIGAIVVFTLASVGCAVSASLPMLVLMRVLQGVGGAMMVPVGRLAVLRHSSKSDLVRAIALLTWPALTAPVVAPVLGGAIATLGSWRWIFAVNIPIGVIGIVLALRLVRGGPHATVRPLDWPGLLALGSGIAAALIALENIRVSGTDWELVTGCGAAAIVLLATAVWRLVTAAAPLMQLRVLQVHTLRITVVAGSLYRLVITAVPFLLPLQFQLQFGWTPLAAGVMVAALFAGNLTIKPATTPLMRRFGIRTVLLVNGVASVACFGLLAALRPGLPLAVITVVLYLSGALRSVGFTAYNSLAFSDVDGERLTHANTLNASVQELAAGLGVAVAALLLSQFSSYSATYLVLGALLALTVVATVRLPRQAGAHVSGHRA; via the coding sequence ATGGCGCTGTTGGTGGCGGGTGCGCTGTTCATGGAGATCCTGGACGCCACGATCATCGCGCCGGCCATCCCGCTGATCGCCTCCTCGTTCGGTGTCGAGGCCGTCGATGTCAACGTGGCGATCTCGGCGTACCTGGTCACGGTTGCGGTGCTGATCCCGGCCAGCGGCTGGTTGGCCGACAGGTTCGGCGTCCGCCGGGTGTTCATCGGGGCGATCGTGGTGTTCACATTGGCCTCGGTCGGCTGCGCGGTGAGTGCCTCGCTCCCCATGCTGGTACTGATGCGGGTCCTGCAGGGAGTGGGCGGGGCCATGATGGTCCCCGTCGGCCGGCTGGCGGTGTTGCGTCACAGCAGCAAGTCTGACCTGGTGCGGGCCATCGCGCTCCTGACCTGGCCGGCGCTGACCGCACCCGTGGTGGCGCCGGTGCTGGGCGGGGCGATCGCGACTCTGGGAAGCTGGCGATGGATCTTCGCGGTCAACATTCCGATCGGCGTGATCGGAATTGTTCTGGCACTCAGACTCGTCCGCGGCGGGCCGCATGCCACGGTGCGCCCGCTGGATTGGCCGGGCTTGCTGGCGCTCGGCTCCGGCATCGCTGCGGCCTTGATCGCGTTGGAGAACATCCGGGTCTCGGGAACCGACTGGGAACTGGTCACCGGGTGCGGTGCCGCGGCGATCGTGCTGCTGGCGACCGCGGTGTGGCGGCTGGTCACCGCGGCGGCCCCGCTCATGCAACTGCGGGTGCTTCAGGTGCACACGCTGCGCATCACGGTGGTGGCCGGGTCGCTGTACCGATTGGTGATCACCGCGGTGCCGTTCCTGCTGCCGTTGCAGTTCCAGCTGCAGTTCGGCTGGACGCCGCTGGCTGCCGGAGTGATGGTCGCAGCGCTGTTCGCCGGGAACCTGACCATCAAGCCGGCCACCACCCCGTTGATGCGCCGGTTCGGCATCCGGACCGTGCTGTTGGTCAACGGCGTGGCTTCGGTCGCCTGCTTCGGCTTGCTGGCCGCCCTGCGGCCGGGCCTGCCGCTCGCGGTGATCACTGTTGTCCTTTACCTGAGCGGGGCGTTGCGGTCGGTCGGCTTCACCGCCTACAACAGCCTGGCCTTCTCCGACGTCGACGGGGAGCGCTTGACCCATGCCAACACGCTCAACGCCTCCGTGCAGGAGCTGGCGGCCGGCCTCGGCGTCGCGGTGGCAGCTCTGCTGCTCAGCCAATTCAGCTCGTATTCGGCGACCTACCTGGTGCTGGGGGCTTTGCTGGCACTGACCGTGGTCGCCACGGTGCGGCTGCCGCGGCAGGCCGGCGCCCACGTCAGCGGCCATCGGGCCTGA
- a CDS encoding PaaI family thioesterase, with translation MSIQTGAEVMAQFLPQSPFVAKLGIVAENLDGPEVRLRLPWDPSNITIADMVHGGAIAALADVTVMAAAWAQVQVPDSLRGVTVSMSISYLAPARATDLISLGRVLRQGRSLVNSEVDIVTPDGEAVAKAIATYKVG, from the coding sequence ATGAGCATTCAGACCGGCGCGGAAGTCATGGCGCAGTTCCTCCCCCAGTCGCCGTTCGTGGCCAAGCTCGGCATCGTCGCCGAGAACCTGGACGGCCCAGAGGTCCGACTCCGGTTGCCGTGGGATCCGTCGAACATCACGATCGCCGACATGGTGCACGGCGGTGCGATCGCCGCACTGGCCGACGTCACGGTGATGGCAGCCGCCTGGGCGCAGGTACAGGTACCGGATTCGCTTCGCGGAGTGACGGTCTCGATGTCGATCAGCTATCTGGCGCCGGCCCGGGCCACCGACCTGATCAGCCTCGGGCGCGTGTTGCGTCAGGGTCGGTCCCTGGTGAACAGCGAGGTGGATATCGTCACTCCTGACGGCGAGGCGGTGGCGAAGGCCATCGCGACGTACAAGGTGGGGTGA
- a CDS encoding beta-class carbonic anhydrase, giving the protein MSVTDQYLANNEVYATTFSGPLPLPPSKHVAVVACMDARLDVYRILGLGDGEAHVIRNAGGVITDDEIRSLAISQRLLGTKEIILIHHTDCGMLTFTDDGFKQQIQDETGIKPNWAAESFVDLEEDVRQSLRRIESSPFVTKHESLRGFIFDVATGKLNEVTL; this is encoded by the coding sequence ATGTCTGTCACCGACCAGTACCTGGCCAACAACGAGGTCTATGCCACGACCTTTTCGGGGCCGTTGCCGCTGCCGCCCAGCAAGCACGTCGCGGTGGTCGCGTGCATGGATGCCAGGCTGGACGTCTACCGAATCCTCGGCCTGGGTGACGGTGAGGCACATGTCATCCGCAACGCCGGCGGTGTCATCACCGACGACGAGATCCGGTCGCTGGCCATCAGCCAGCGGCTGCTCGGGACCAAGGAAATCATCCTGATCCACCACACCGACTGCGGCATGCTGACATTCACCGACGACGGGTTCAAACAGCAGATCCAGGACGAGACCGGCATCAAGCCGAATTGGGCGGCCGAGTCCTTCGTCGACCTCGAGGAAGATGTACGCCAGTCGTTGCGTCGCATCGAATCGAGCCCCTTCGTCACCAAGCACGAATCGTTGCGCGGCTTCATCTTCGACGTCGCTACCGGCAAGCTCAACGAGGTGACGCTGTAG
- a CDS encoding ArnT family glycosyltransferase, with protein MTTIADAAPATVAATPEATKALTPRWVRPSYWALLAGTAVLYLWGLGSSGWANSYYAAAAQAGTQSWKAWLFGSLDAGNAITVDKPPAAMWAMGLSGRLFGFNEFTMLLPQALMGVAAVALLYATVRRTSGPAAGLIAGAALALTPVAAAMFRYNNPDALLVLLLVLAAYFMVRAVGPVSAKASAGWVALAGCALGFAFLTKMLQAFLIVPGLAWVFLVAAPAAGMWKRLGTLLIGAVTMIASSGWYIALVALWPADSRPYIAGSTDNSLLQLAFGYNGLQRILGQEGHGPGGAGGGPSFGHGPGGGPNLMFGGDPGIGRMFGMSMGTEVSWLLPAALIGLVAALWLTRRAPRTSAQRAGLLMWGGWMLVTAVVFSFMDGIIHPYYTVALAPSVAALVGMAIVELWRVRARLAARLVLALMLAGTGVWAFVLLNRTPDWLPALRWVVLIGSLLTALALPVVVHRPGKMPAVVALAAVVFGFAATGAYTIETVAKVHGGGPMATSGPDRDMGFGGPGGPGGPRGFGREDDPALAALIAGADGRWAAASVGSMLVSDLELKTGESLMAIGGFTGGDDSPTLAQFQQYVADGQVRYFLDRPVDGRGGPPGPPRDPGGSAGEITTWVRQHFTKSMVGEVPVYDLTAPVA; from the coding sequence ATGACAACCATCGCCGACGCGGCCCCCGCGACTGTTGCCGCGACCCCGGAAGCGACGAAGGCATTGACGCCGAGGTGGGTTCGCCCCTCCTACTGGGCCCTGCTGGCCGGCACCGCGGTGCTCTACCTCTGGGGGCTCGGGTCCTCGGGATGGGCAAACAGCTACTACGCCGCCGCGGCCCAGGCCGGCACGCAATCCTGGAAGGCCTGGCTGTTCGGATCGCTGGACGCCGGAAACGCCATCACGGTGGACAAACCGCCTGCGGCGATGTGGGCGATGGGGCTGTCTGGCCGGTTGTTCGGCTTCAACGAATTCACCATGCTGCTGCCGCAGGCGTTGATGGGCGTGGCTGCGGTGGCATTGCTCTATGCCACCGTGCGGCGCACCAGCGGCCCGGCCGCCGGCCTGATCGCCGGCGCGGCGCTGGCGCTGACGCCGGTGGCGGCGGCCATGTTCCGCTACAACAATCCTGATGCACTCCTGGTGTTGCTGTTGGTGCTGGCGGCCTACTTCATGGTGCGTGCCGTCGGACCGGTGTCGGCGAAGGCCAGTGCAGGGTGGGTGGCACTGGCGGGATGCGCGCTCGGTTTCGCATTCCTCACCAAGATGCTGCAGGCCTTTCTGATCGTGCCAGGGTTGGCGTGGGTGTTCCTGGTCGCCGCGCCCGCAGCCGGCATGTGGAAACGCTTGGGCACCTTGCTGATCGGTGCGGTGACGATGATCGCCTCGTCAGGCTGGTACATCGCACTGGTGGCCTTGTGGCCGGCGGACTCCCGGCCCTACATCGCCGGATCGACCGACAACAGCCTTCTGCAACTGGCCTTCGGCTACAACGGGCTTCAACGCATCCTGGGACAGGAGGGGCACGGCCCGGGTGGCGCCGGAGGCGGACCGAGTTTCGGTCACGGCCCCGGTGGGGGGCCCAACCTGATGTTCGGTGGTGACCCTGGCATCGGCCGGATGTTCGGGATGTCGATGGGCACCGAGGTGTCGTGGCTGTTGCCTGCCGCGCTGATCGGCCTGGTTGCCGCGCTGTGGTTGACCCGGCGCGCCCCGCGCACCTCTGCACAGCGGGCCGGCCTGCTGATGTGGGGCGGCTGGATGCTGGTCACCGCGGTGGTGTTCAGCTTCATGGACGGGATCATCCATCCGTATTACACAGTCGCGCTGGCGCCTTCGGTGGCCGCACTCGTGGGTATGGCAATCGTCGAATTGTGGCGTGTCCGTGCACGGTTGGCGGCCAGGTTGGTTCTCGCGCTGATGCTGGCCGGCACCGGGGTGTGGGCGTTCGTCCTGCTGAACCGGACACCCGACTGGCTGCCGGCGCTGCGCTGGGTCGTGCTGATCGGCTCGCTGCTGACGGCGCTTGCGCTGCCGGTCGTCGTCCACCGGCCGGGCAAGATGCCTGCGGTGGTGGCCCTCGCGGCCGTGGTCTTCGGATTCGCCGCGACCGGGGCCTACACGATCGAGACCGTGGCCAAGGTTCACGGTGGCGGGCCGATGGCCACCTCCGGACCCGACCGCGACATGGGGTTCGGTGGACCCGGTGGCCCGGGCGGGCCTCGCGGCTTCGGGCGGGAGGACGACCCGGCACTGGCCGCCCTCATCGCAGGCGCGGACGGTCGCTGGGCCGCAGCGAGTGTGGGCTCGATGCTCGTCAGTGATCTTGAGCTGAAGACAGGCGAATCGTTGATGGCGATCGGCGGATTCACCGGAGGCGACGATTCACCCACGCTTGCGCAGTTCCAGCAGTATGTCGCCGACGGTCAGGTCCGTTACTTCCTCGACCGGCCCGTGGACGGTCGGGGCGGGCCACCCGGACCGCCCCGCGATCCCGGTGGCAGCGCGGGGGAGATCACCACGTGGGTACGGCAGCACTTCACCAAGAGCATGGTCGGCGAGGTTCCGGTGTACGACCTGACGGCGCCCGTCGCCTGA
- a CDS encoding bifunctional glycosyltransferase family 2/GtrA family protein — protein sequence MTTLVEQPEQRFHFASRPNAASAAREAGVPVLDVVVPVYNEQAALAHSVRRLHRYLAENFAVPVRITIADNASVDETPRIAAELAAELDDVRVVRLEQKGRGRALHAVWSASDAPVLAYMDVDLSTDLAALAPLVAPLISGHSDLAIGTRLGRGSRVVRGAKREFISRCYNFILKSALAARFSDAQCGFKAIRADVARELLPHVADTGWFFDTELLVLAERSGLRIHEVPVDWVDDPDSRVDIVATAAADLKGIGRLLRGFANGSIPVNTIAAQLGSSRKSAAPGSLLRQAVRFGAVGVVSTLAYLLLFIALRAGIGAQAANLIALLVTAIGNTAANRRFTFGIAGSGNVTRHHLEGLTVFAIALTITSGSLGLLHAVAPVPHRGVELAVLVAANLLATVVRFVLLRGWVFHPSRTRQAAEPNRGTGL from the coding sequence ATGACAACCTTGGTCGAACAACCCGAGCAGCGTTTTCATTTCGCGTCCCGACCCAACGCCGCATCGGCCGCGCGGGAGGCCGGGGTTCCGGTGCTCGATGTCGTCGTGCCGGTGTACAACGAACAAGCCGCGCTTGCGCATTCGGTGCGTCGGCTGCACCGCTATCTCGCCGAGAACTTCGCGGTCCCGGTCCGCATCACCATCGCCGACAACGCCAGCGTCGACGAAACTCCGCGCATCGCCGCCGAACTCGCCGCAGAACTCGATGACGTGCGGGTGGTCCGGCTGGAGCAGAAGGGGCGCGGGCGCGCGCTGCACGCGGTGTGGTCGGCCTCCGACGCGCCGGTGCTGGCGTACATGGACGTCGACCTGTCGACAGACCTGGCGGCACTCGCGCCGTTGGTGGCACCACTGATCTCCGGTCATTCCGACCTGGCCATCGGTACCCGGCTGGGCCGCGGTTCACGAGTGGTCCGCGGTGCCAAGCGCGAATTCATCTCGCGCTGCTACAACTTCATCCTGAAATCTGCTCTGGCAGCCCGGTTCTCAGACGCCCAGTGCGGATTCAAGGCGATTCGGGCCGACGTCGCCCGTGAGTTGCTGCCGCACGTTGCCGACACCGGCTGGTTCTTCGACACAGAGCTTCTGGTGCTCGCCGAACGCAGCGGGCTGCGCATCCACGAGGTCCCGGTGGACTGGGTCGACGATCCGGACAGCCGGGTGGACATCGTCGCCACTGCGGCCGCAGACCTCAAGGGCATCGGGCGGTTGCTGCGTGGGTTCGCCAACGGGTCGATCCCGGTGAACACCATCGCCGCGCAGCTCGGATCGTCGCGCAAATCAGCTGCCCCCGGTTCGTTGCTGCGCCAAGCGGTGCGCTTCGGTGCGGTGGGAGTGGTCTCCACGCTGGCTTACCTGCTGCTGTTCATCGCCCTGCGGGCCGGGATCGGGGCGCAGGCCGCCAACCTGATCGCCCTGCTGGTCACCGCGATCGGAAACACCGCCGCCAACCGCCGCTTCACCTTCGGTATCGCCGGTTCCGGCAACGTCACCCGCCATCATCTGGAGGGGTTGACGGTGTTTGCGATCGCTCTGACCATCACCAGCGGATCATTGGGGCTCTTGCACGCCGTAGCGCCCGTGCCGCACCGAGGAGTCGAACTCGCAGTACTGGTGGCAGCCAACCTGCTGGCCACCGTGGTGCGCTTCGTCCTGTTGCGCGGATGGGTGTTCCACCCTTCGCGAACACGACAGGCCGCCGAGCCGAATCGAGGAACTGGACTATGA
- a CDS encoding ArnT family glycosyltransferase: MTLVAAHPAAEVQAATPEESTLRSSTAITRYIALGLLLAGTAVLYLWNLSVSGWANAFYSAAAQAGAENWTAMLFGSSDAGNAITVDKTPAALWITDLSVRLFGLSSWSILAPQALMGVGSVAMLYAAVRRAAGPSAALLAGTVLALTPVAALIFRFNNPDALLVLLLIVAAYCVQRGIEKDASRWWFAGAGVALGFGFLAKMLQAFLVLPGLAAAALVAGDRPLGRRVLDLAAAAITMVLSGGWYLALVELWPAASRPYIGGSQHDSIVELALGYNGLGRLTGEETGGLGNLNFDVGPGRLFGSQMGADIGWLLPAALICLVAGLYLSRRAARTDPTRAALILWGGWLLVTAVVFSFMNGIVHPYYTVALAPAIGAVIGIGTTALWRHRCDIRAATAMSGTMLVTAILAAVLLARNDDAFPWLRATVAVAGVGAAVLLLVIARLERPVARATAVLAVAACLAAPAAYSIATAAGPHTGAIPSVGPSRPGGGGFGGMFAAPDPGPTLTATLAADADRFRWAAAVVGSSNAAGYQLATRAPVMAVGGFNGTDPAPTLDEFQRLVADGAIHYFIRSRIMAGGFGGHTPSGSRSATEISDWVQDRYRPVTVDDVTIYDLTQRASNT, from the coding sequence GTGACCCTTGTTGCCGCGCACCCCGCTGCCGAGGTGCAGGCGGCGACACCCGAGGAGTCGACGCTCCGCAGCTCGACCGCGATCACCCGATACATCGCCCTGGGCCTGCTGTTGGCCGGAACTGCCGTGCTCTACCTGTGGAACCTTTCGGTCAGCGGCTGGGCCAACGCGTTCTACTCGGCTGCCGCGCAGGCCGGTGCCGAGAACTGGACCGCGATGCTGTTCGGATCCAGCGACGCGGGCAACGCGATCACCGTGGACAAGACGCCCGCGGCGCTGTGGATCACCGACCTGTCGGTGCGCCTGTTCGGCCTGAGCTCGTGGAGCATCCTGGCGCCGCAGGCGCTGATGGGGGTCGGCTCGGTCGCCATGCTCTACGCGGCGGTGCGGCGCGCGGCCGGGCCGTCGGCTGCTCTGCTTGCCGGTACGGTGCTGGCGCTGACACCGGTGGCCGCGTTGATCTTCCGGTTCAACAATCCCGACGCGCTTCTGGTGCTGCTGCTGATCGTGGCGGCCTACTGTGTGCAGCGCGGAATCGAGAAGGACGCCAGCCGTTGGTGGTTCGCCGGTGCGGGCGTCGCGCTCGGCTTCGGTTTCCTGGCCAAGATGCTTCAGGCGTTCCTGGTGTTGCCGGGTCTCGCCGCAGCGGCGCTGGTAGCCGGGGACCGCCCGTTGGGCCGACGTGTCCTCGATCTCGCAGCCGCCGCAATCACGATGGTCCTCAGTGGTGGCTGGTATCTGGCGTTGGTGGAACTCTGGCCCGCCGCGTCCCGGCCCTACATCGGCGGCTCGCAGCACGACAGCATCGTCGAACTGGCTTTGGGCTACAACGGTTTGGGCCGGCTCACCGGTGAGGAGACAGGTGGCCTCGGCAATCTCAACTTCGATGTCGGGCCGGGCCGGCTGTTCGGATCGCAGATGGGCGCCGATATCGGCTGGTTGCTGCCCGCGGCGCTGATCTGCCTGGTCGCCGGCCTCTACCTGTCCCGCCGGGCCGCCAGGACCGACCCGACCCGGGCCGCGTTGATTCTCTGGGGCGGTTGGCTTTTGGTCACCGCCGTGGTGTTCAGCTTCATGAACGGCATCGTCCACCCGTACTACACCGTGGCGCTGGCCCCGGCGATCGGTGCGGTCATCGGCATCGGCACCACGGCCTTGTGGCGGCATCGCTGCGACATCCGGGCCGCCACCGCGATGTCCGGGACGATGCTCGTGACCGCGATCCTGGCCGCAGTGTTGTTGGCGCGCAACGACGATGCCTTTCCGTGGCTGCGGGCCACGGTGGCAGTGGCCGGTGTGGGAGCCGCGGTATTGCTGCTCGTGATCGCCCGGTTGGAGCGCCCGGTAGCGCGGGCGACGGCGGTGCTGGCGGTCGCGGCTTGCCTGGCCGCGCCGGCCGCGTACTCGATCGCCACCGCGGCCGGCCCGCACACCGGGGCGATTCCGTCCGTCGGTCCATCGCGCCCAGGCGGCGGCGGGTTCGGCGGGATGTTCGCAGCTCCCGATCCCGGGCCGACACTGACTGCGACCCTGGCAGCAGACGCCGATCGCTTCCGGTGGGCGGCCGCGGTGGTGGGCTCGTCGAATGCCGCGGGATACCAATTGGCCACCCGCGCACCGGTGATGGCGGTCGGTGGCTTCAACGGCACGGACCCGGCGCCCACGCTCGACGAGTTCCAGCGTCTCGTCGCCGACGGCGCCATCCACTACTTCATCCGGTCCCGGATCATGGCCGGTGGATTCGGCGGACACACCCCCAGCGGGAGCCGGTCGGCCACCGAGATCTCGGATTGGGTCCAGGACAGATACCGCCCGGTCACCGTCGATGACGTCACCATCTACGACCTCACTCAGCGTGCGTCGAACACATAG
- a CDS encoding sensor histidine kinase has protein sequence MSCGPRAEVTAGTASSARWWAPRTWSLRARLVVTQVALLAVVCASIGVATEFALQRFLMNQLDDQLIEAGRRSAAIFELPPPPPGTPPPPGMHRHHRFPFDPEDGPGPGFLNAPGQAARTVGAVVAPNRPVDAGVITADGDRVEVSATAATQLSQVSATREPETVDLDGLGRYRLIGLHPRHGGSQTIVTGLPTAVVDDTLLWVLGMFCVLAAIALIAATTAGILILRRQLAPLSRVSAAARRVADLELDRGEVELPTPIVPVDPATAHTEVGQLGTSLNRMLDRIASALSARHASETRVRQFVADASHELRTPLAAIRGYTELAQRKHDELPADVAHAMNRVESETTRMTQLVEDMLLLARLDAGRPLERESVDLSRLVVDSVSDAHIAGPDHQWSLDLPEDPVVVDGDEARLHQVLANLLANARTHTPSGTSVTVALKPEPDAVLLSVADDGPGIPASLLPDVFERFARGDSSRSRREGSTGLGLAIVAAVVKAHGGTIDVSSTAGSTEFVVRLPQLSSQGTHRMDQSGT, from the coding sequence ATGTCCTGCGGCCCGCGCGCTGAGGTGACGGCCGGGACCGCGAGCTCCGCCCGCTGGTGGGCGCCACGGACGTGGTCGCTGCGGGCGCGGCTGGTGGTCACCCAGGTTGCTCTGCTGGCGGTGGTATGCGCGAGTATCGGCGTGGCGACAGAGTTTGCGCTGCAACGGTTTCTGATGAACCAGCTCGACGACCAACTGATCGAGGCCGGCCGGCGCTCGGCCGCCATCTTCGAATTGCCGCCGCCACCACCGGGGACCCCGCCCCCGCCGGGAATGCACCGCCATCACCGCTTTCCGTTCGACCCCGAGGACGGACCGGGTCCTGGATTCCTGAACGCCCCGGGGCAGGCCGCCCGCACGGTCGGAGCGGTGGTGGCGCCGAATCGTCCGGTGGACGCCGGCGTCATCACCGCCGACGGTGACCGCGTCGAGGTGAGCGCGACCGCGGCCACGCAACTGTCCCAGGTCTCGGCTACTCGGGAGCCCGAAACCGTTGACCTCGACGGGCTCGGACGGTACCGGCTGATCGGCCTGCATCCACGCCACGGCGGCTCGCAGACCATCGTGACCGGCCTGCCGACCGCCGTCGTCGACGACACCTTGCTGTGGGTCCTCGGGATGTTCTGTGTGCTGGCCGCCATCGCGCTGATCGCCGCGACGACTGCGGGCATCCTCATCCTGCGGCGCCAACTTGCCCCGCTCTCCCGCGTTTCGGCGGCGGCGCGAAGAGTGGCCGATCTCGAACTCGACCGTGGCGAGGTGGAGTTGCCCACGCCGATCGTGCCGGTCGACCCTGCCACGGCCCACACTGAAGTCGGCCAGCTCGGCACCTCGCTGAACCGCATGCTCGACCGTATCGCCAGTGCGTTGTCGGCTCGGCACGCCAGTGAGACACGGGTGCGCCAATTCGTCGCCGACGCCAGTCACGAGTTGCGGACACCGCTGGCCGCGATCAGGGGCTATACGGAGCTGGCCCAGCGCAAACACGATGAACTGCCCGCTGACGTGGCCCATGCGATGAACCGGGTGGAGTCCGAGACCACGCGGATGACGCAGCTGGTCGAGGACATGCTGTTGCTGGCCCGGCTCGACGCCGGCCGGCCCCTGGAACGCGAAAGCGTGGATCTGTCCCGCCTCGTGGTCGACTCGGTCAGCGACGCCCACATCGCCGGCCCGGATCACCAGTGGTCGCTGGATCTGCCCGAGGACCCGGTCGTGGTCGACGGCGACGAGGCAAGGCTGCACCAGGTGCTGGCCAACCTGTTGGCCAACGCACGAACTCACACGCCCTCGGGCACGTCGGTCACGGTGGCGCTGAAACCCGAACCGGACGCGGTGCTGCTGTCCGTCGCGGACGACGGGCCCGGCATCCCGGCATCCCTGCTGCCCGACGTGTTCGAGCGGTTCGCGCGCGGCGACTCGTCGCGCTCGCGGCGGGAGGGCAGCACCGGGCTGGGACTGGCGATCGTGGCCGCTGTGGTCAAGGCACACGGCGGCACCATCGACGTGAGCAGTACTGCGGGCTCGACGGAGTTCGTGGTGCGGCTGCCACAGCTGAGCTCACAGGGCACGCACAGGATGGACCAATCCGGCACCTAG
- a CDS encoding response regulator transcription factor — protein MRRADGNPIQVLVVDDEPVLAELVSMALRYEGWDIATAGDGASAIAAARESPPDVVVLDVMLPDMSGLDVLRKLREQIPGLPLLLLTAKDSVEDRIAGLTAGGDDYVTKPFSLEEVVLRLRALLRRTGVTSEDGGAKIVVGDLVLDEDSHEVTRAGDPITLTATEFELLRFMMRNAKRVLSKAQILDRVWSYDFGGRSNIVELYVSYLRKKIDSGREPMIHTLRGAGYVLRPAR, from the coding sequence ATGCGCCGTGCCGATGGCAATCCGATCCAGGTCCTGGTAGTCGACGACGAACCGGTACTGGCCGAACTCGTCTCGATGGCGCTGCGATACGAGGGCTGGGACATCGCTACGGCAGGCGACGGCGCAAGTGCCATCGCCGCGGCCCGCGAGAGCCCGCCCGACGTGGTCGTACTCGACGTGATGCTGCCCGACATGAGTGGTCTGGATGTCCTGCGCAAGCTGCGTGAACAGATTCCCGGGCTGCCCCTGCTGCTGCTTACCGCCAAGGATTCGGTGGAGGACCGCATCGCGGGCCTGACCGCAGGCGGTGACGACTACGTCACCAAACCGTTCAGCCTGGAGGAAGTGGTGCTGCGGCTGCGTGCGCTGCTCCGGCGCACCGGCGTCACCAGTGAGGACGGCGGCGCCAAGATCGTCGTCGGCGACCTCGTCCTCGATGAGGACAGCCATGAGGTGACCCGCGCCGGTGATCCCATCACCCTCACCGCCACCGAGTTCGAGCTGCTGCGCTTCATGATGCGCAACGCCAAGCGCGTGTTGAGCAAGGCCCAGATCCTCGACCGCGTGTGGAGCTACGACTTCGGCGGCCGTTCCAACATCGTCGAGCTGTATGTCTCGTATCTGCGCAAGAAGATCGACAGCGGACGGGAACCGATGATCCACACGCTGCGCGGTGCGGGTTATGTCCTGCGGCCCGCGCGCTGA
- a CDS encoding ABC transporter permease — protein MTRFLARRLLNYIVLLALASFLTFTLTSLNFKPLDSLEQRNPRPPQSAIDAKAAELGLDKPIPLRYANWAADAVRGDFGTTVTGQPVSDELWRRIGVTLRLLVIGAISGAVIGVVVGAWGAIRQYRLSDRVITVLSLLVISTPSFVIANMLILAALNVNSVLGVQIFEYTGETAPVPVGGPWDQFVDRLQHLVLPTFTLALMAIAGYSRYQRNAMLDVLGQDFIRTARAKGLTRRRALFKHGLRTALIPMATLFAYGVAGLVTGSVFVEKIFGWHGMGEWVVQGIATQDTNIIAAITVFTGTVILVAGLLSDVIYAMLDPRVRVT, from the coding sequence ATGACGCGCTTTCTGGCGCGCCGGCTGCTCAACTACATCGTCTTGCTGGCCCTGGCATCGTTCCTGACGTTCACGCTGACGTCGCTGAACTTCAAACCTCTCGACAGCCTCGAGCAGCGCAATCCACGGCCACCGCAGTCCGCGATCGACGCCAAGGCCGCCGAGCTCGGCCTCGACAAACCCATCCCGCTCCGCTACGCGAACTGGGCGGCCGACGCGGTCCGCGGCGACTTCGGCACCACAGTGACCGGTCAGCCGGTGAGTGACGAGCTGTGGCGACGCATCGGGGTGACCCTGCGGTTGCTCGTCATCGGCGCGATATCGGGAGCTGTGATCGGTGTGGTGGTCGGGGCTTGGGGCGCCATCCGTCAGTACCGGCTGTCCGACCGCGTGATCACCGTGCTGTCCCTGCTGGTGATCAGTACGCCGTCCTTCGTGATCGCCAACATGCTGATCCTGGCCGCACTGAACGTGAACTCGGTTCTCGGCGTCCAGATCTTCGAGTACACGGGAGAGACGGCGCCGGTTCCCGTCGGCGGTCCCTGGGACCAGTTCGTCGACCGGTTGCAACACCTGGTGCTTCCGACGTTCACCCTGGCGCTGATGGCCATCGCCGGCTACAGCCGGTACCAGCGCAACGCGATGCTCGATGTGCTCGGCCAAGACTTCATCCGCACCGCCCGGGCCAAGGGGCTGACTCGGCGCCGCGCCCTGTTCAAGCACGGGCTGCGTACCGCACTCATCCCGATGGCCACGCTGTTCGCCTACGGGGTGGCCGGACTGGTCACCGGTTCGGTGTTCGTCGAAAAGATCTTCGGCTGGCACGGCATGGGTGAATGGGTGGTGCAAGGCATTGCCACCCAGGACACCAACATCATCGCGGCCATCACAGTGTTCACGGGCACCGTGATCCTGGTGGCCGGTCTGCTCTCCGACGTCATCTACGCGATGCTCGACCCGAGGGTGCGAGTCACATGA